The proteins below come from a single Mycolicibacterium sp. TY81 genomic window:
- a CDS encoding NDMA-dependent alcohol dehydrogenase, translating to MKTKGALLWEVNSPFQVEEIDLGDPVADEVQIQMHAAGMCHSDYHLTTGATPMPLPCLGGHEGAGVVTKVGKNVTGIEEGDHVILAFIPACGSCPPCMKGFRSLCDRGAVLLGGKSIADGTNRIHTAGGKEVAAMNLLGTFAPYMTVHKDSVVKIDKDIPFESAAIMGCAVPTGFGSATNVAQVQPGETVAIVGVGGIGMSALQGAVISGAKHVIAIDPNPWKRDQAMKFGATHVYPSMAEAIAPMIDLTWGLMADKVIIAVGEMKGEYIEEAMILTAKTGTCVVTGMGSMMDADVKLNLFLFTMLQKTLKGNIFGGGSSHIETPRLAALYKSGLLNIDDMITRTYKLEDINQGYQDMLDGNNIRGVVTFDESDW from the coding sequence ATGAAGACCAAAGGTGCTCTGCTGTGGGAAGTGAACTCCCCGTTCCAGGTCGAGGAGATCGACCTCGGTGACCCCGTTGCCGACGAAGTCCAGATTCAGATGCATGCCGCGGGCATGTGCCACTCCGACTACCACCTGACCACGGGCGCGACCCCGATGCCGCTGCCCTGTCTCGGCGGGCACGAGGGCGCGGGCGTCGTCACCAAGGTCGGCAAGAACGTCACCGGCATCGAAGAGGGTGACCACGTCATCCTCGCGTTCATCCCGGCCTGTGGCTCCTGCCCGCCGTGCATGAAGGGCTTCCGCTCGCTGTGCGACCGCGGCGCCGTCCTGCTGGGTGGCAAGTCGATCGCCGACGGCACCAACCGCATCCACACCGCCGGCGGCAAAGAGGTCGCGGCGATGAACCTGCTGGGCACCTTCGCGCCGTACATGACGGTCCACAAGGATTCCGTCGTCAAGATCGACAAGGACATCCCGTTCGAGTCCGCGGCCATCATGGGTTGCGCCGTGCCGACCGGCTTCGGCTCGGCCACCAACGTGGCGCAGGTCCAGCCCGGTGAAACCGTCGCCATCGTCGGTGTCGGCGGCATCGGCATGAGCGCGCTGCAGGGTGCGGTGATCTCCGGCGCCAAGCACGTCATCGCCATCGACCCGAATCCGTGGAAGCGCGACCAGGCGATGAAGTTCGGTGCGACGCATGTCTACCCGTCGATGGCCGAGGCCATCGCGCCGATGATCGACCTGACCTGGGGCCTGATGGCCGACAAGGTCATCATCGCCGTCGGCGAGATGAAGGGCGAGTACATCGAAGAGGCCATGATCCTGACGGCCAAGACCGGCACCTGCGTCGTGACCGGCATGGGCTCGATGATGGACGCCGACGTCAAGCTCAACCTGTTCCTGTTCACCATGCTGCAGAAGACGTTGAAGGGCAACATCTTCGGTGGCGGCAGCTCGCACATCGAGACCCCGCGCCTGGCCGCGCTGTACAAGTCCGGTCTGCTGAACATCGACGACATGATCACGCGGACCTACAAGCTCGAGGACATCAACCAGGGCTACCAGGACATGTTGGACGGCAACAACATTCGCGGTGTCGTCACCTTCGACGAGTCCGACTGGTAA
- a CDS encoding alpha/beta hydrolase, with protein sequence MATTRSERSFDGIGGTRIVYDVWVPETDPTGVVVLSHGFGEHARRYDHVAQRFGEAGLITFALDHRGHGRSGGKRVVVRDISEYTGDFHHLVGLATAEYPELPRVVLGHSMGGGIVFAYCVEHPDDYKLMVLSGPAVDARSQVSLPLALAAKVLGSILPGLPAESLPFDAVSRDPEVVAAYNADPLVYHGKVPAGVGKALIEVGETMPQRAAALTAPLLVVHGEDDKLVPVAGSRKLVECVGSSDVALKVYPKLYHEVFNEPEKAVVLDDVVSWIEVRL encoded by the coding sequence ATGGCCACGACCCGCAGCGAACGCAGCTTCGACGGTATCGGTGGCACCAGGATCGTCTACGACGTCTGGGTGCCCGAGACCGATCCGACGGGCGTGGTGGTGCTGTCCCACGGTTTCGGCGAGCACGCCCGTCGCTATGACCATGTCGCGCAACGCTTCGGTGAGGCGGGGTTGATCACCTTCGCTCTCGATCACCGCGGCCATGGCCGCTCGGGTGGCAAGCGCGTGGTGGTCCGTGACATCTCCGAGTACACCGGGGACTTCCATCATCTGGTCGGCCTCGCGACCGCCGAATATCCCGAGCTGCCACGGGTCGTGCTCGGCCACAGCATGGGTGGCGGCATCGTGTTCGCGTACTGCGTCGAGCATCCCGACGACTACAAGCTGATGGTGCTGTCCGGCCCGGCGGTCGACGCTCGTTCCCAGGTCAGCCTGCCGTTGGCGCTGGCGGCGAAGGTGCTGGGTTCCATCCTTCCCGGGTTGCCCGCGGAGAGCCTGCCGTTCGACGCGGTGTCGCGTGATCCCGAGGTGGTCGCGGCCTACAACGCCGACCCGCTCGTGTACCACGGCAAGGTGCCCGCAGGGGTGGGCAAGGCGCTGATCGAGGTCGGCGAGACCATGCCGCAGCGCGCCGCCGCCCTCACCGCGCCGCTGTTGGTGGTGCACGGCGAGGACGACAAGCTGGTCCCGGTGGCCGGCAGCCGCAAGCTGGTGGAGTGCGTCGGCTCGTCCGACGTGGCGCTGAAGGTCTATCCGAAGCTGTACCACGAGGTGTTCAACGAGCCCGAGAAGGCAGTGGTGCTCGACGACGTCGTGAGCTGGATCGAAGTGCGGCTGTGA
- a CDS encoding TIGR04338 family metallohydrolase yields MTRDVQRSAVYAAEQFVRTLFDRAGERGNRAVEFFGTQLTLPPEARFGSVDAVRSYVDQVLTMPAVAARWPDAGAVAVRARRGMTAAHYESGDGGAVIAVPERQSTWALRELVVLHEVAHHLSAAVPPHGPAFTAAFCELADIVMGPEVGHVLRVVYAKEGVR; encoded by the coding sequence ATGACCCGGGACGTTCAACGATCCGCGGTGTACGCCGCCGAGCAGTTCGTGCGCACGTTGTTCGACCGCGCCGGGGAACGCGGCAACCGGGCGGTCGAATTCTTCGGGACACAGTTGACGTTGCCGCCCGAGGCGCGCTTCGGGTCCGTCGACGCGGTGCGAAGCTACGTCGACCAGGTGCTGACCATGCCGGCAGTGGCGGCGCGGTGGCCCGATGCCGGCGCGGTGGCCGTGCGGGCGCGGCGAGGCATGACGGCCGCGCACTACGAATCCGGTGACGGCGGCGCGGTCATTGCGGTGCCCGAACGCCAATCCACCTGGGCCCTGAGGGAATTGGTGGTCCTGCACGAGGTGGCGCACCACCTGTCCGCTGCGGTACCGCCGCACGGTCCGGCGTTCACCGCGGCGTTCTGCGAGCTGGCCGACATCGTGATGGGACCGGAGGTGGGCCACGTCCTGCGGGTCGTCTACGCCAAGGAAGGCGTGCGCTAA
- a CDS encoding DUF2786 domain-containing protein codes for MSDDKMLARIAALLRQAENTDNPHEAEAFMATAQRLATTTSIDLAVARAHSATRTAAQEPVQRTVTIGEAGTRGLRTFVQLFVLIARANDVKCDIASNSTFVYAYGFAEDIDATHALYASVVVQMVKSSDAYISTGAHRPTPTITARLNFQLAFGARVGQRLIDAREEARQAATAERADQPGTALALRNKDLELVSFYKKTSQARGSWRATSASAGYSSAARRAGDRAGRRARLGPSPELSSARTALER; via the coding sequence ATGAGTGACGACAAGATGCTCGCCCGGATCGCGGCGCTGCTGCGGCAGGCCGAGAACACCGACAACCCGCATGAGGCCGAGGCGTTCATGGCGACGGCCCAGCGCCTGGCCACCACGACGTCGATCGATCTGGCGGTGGCCCGGGCGCATTCGGCGACCCGGACCGCGGCCCAGGAGCCGGTGCAGCGCACGGTGACCATCGGGGAGGCAGGTACCCGGGGTCTGCGCACGTTCGTGCAGTTGTTCGTGCTGATCGCGCGGGCCAACGACGTGAAATGCGATATCGCGTCCAACTCGACTTTCGTCTATGCCTACGGGTTCGCCGAGGACATCGACGCCACCCACGCCCTGTATGCCAGCGTGGTGGTGCAGATGGTCAAGTCGTCGGACGCCTACATCTCGACGGGTGCGCACCGGCCGACGCCGACCATCACTGCCCGGCTCAACTTCCAGCTGGCATTCGGCGCCCGCGTCGGGCAGCGGCTGATCGACGCCCGCGAGGAGGCCCGGCAGGCGGCGACCGCCGAACGCGCCGACCAACCGGGGACCGCGCTTGCGTTGCGCAACAAGGACCTTGAGTTGGTGTCGTTCTACAAGAAGACGTCGCAGGCGCGGGGGAGTTGGCGGGCGACGAGTGCGTCGGCCGGCTATTCGTCGGCGGCGCGACGGGCCGGGGACCGGGCCGGGCGCCGGGCGCGGCTGGGGCCGAGCCCCGAACTATCCAGTGCGCGTACGGCTCTGGAGCGATGA
- a CDS encoding aldehyde dehydrogenase, whose protein sequence is MELTVLDPRTGDTVSRVPIAGPPECDSAVERARESHPAWARTPAADRAACLESAAAAIRDAADGLAELNERETGKPAPDALGGVQAGIGTLLQYAQLGPLHRGHSLQGNWAATDLMIPQPRGVVAVLTPWNDPVAVAAGLLGAALATGNTVVHKPSERCPGTGRWFAELLAGHLPEGVLEIVDGDGSTGARLASAEAVDVVAHVGSSATGRSIARACAERGAKALLENGGNDALIVDAGVQTDWAAQQAALGAFANAGQICVSVERIYVVESQLEAFVEALLGEAREWSHRIGPLVDERHRTHVHQHVTDAVSRGARVLIGGEPLDGPGTFYPPTVLTGCTPDMLVFSEETFGPVAAVRSVPDFDTALAEAADDRYGLAATVLTGDMGHAQEAWRALPVGTVKINSVFGGAPGGAAEPRRASGNGFGFGPELLDEMTAMKVVHWSPPAA, encoded by the coding sequence ATGGAATTGACGGTTCTGGATCCCCGCACCGGCGACACCGTGTCGCGGGTGCCGATCGCGGGCCCGCCGGAATGCGACAGCGCAGTCGAACGGGCCCGCGAAAGCCATCCCGCGTGGGCCCGCACGCCGGCGGCCGACCGGGCCGCCTGCCTGGAGTCCGCGGCGGCTGCGATCCGCGACGCCGCCGACGGATTGGCCGAACTGAACGAACGCGAGACCGGCAAGCCCGCACCCGATGCGTTGGGTGGCGTACAAGCCGGCATCGGCACACTGCTGCAATACGCCCAGCTGGGACCGCTTCACCGCGGCCACAGCTTGCAGGGAAATTGGGCCGCAACCGATCTCATGATTCCGCAGCCGCGGGGAGTCGTCGCGGTGCTGACACCGTGGAACGATCCGGTGGCCGTGGCGGCGGGCTTGCTGGGCGCTGCGCTGGCCACCGGAAACACGGTGGTGCACAAGCCGAGTGAGCGGTGCCCGGGCACAGGCCGGTGGTTCGCCGAACTACTGGCGGGCCACCTGCCCGAGGGCGTCCTCGAAATCGTCGACGGAGATGGGTCGACGGGTGCGCGGTTGGCGTCGGCCGAGGCGGTTGACGTCGTCGCGCATGTCGGGAGTAGCGCCACCGGCAGGTCGATCGCGCGGGCCTGCGCCGAGCGGGGTGCCAAGGCACTGCTGGAAAACGGCGGCAACGACGCGCTGATCGTCGACGCGGGAGTGCAGACCGACTGGGCCGCCCAGCAGGCAGCGCTGGGCGCCTTTGCCAACGCCGGCCAGATCTGCGTGTCAGTGGAACGCATCTACGTGGTGGAGTCGCAGCTCGAGGCATTCGTCGAGGCGCTGCTCGGTGAAGCGCGCGAATGGTCCCACCGGATCGGGCCGCTCGTCGACGAGCGGCACCGCACTCACGTGCACCAGCACGTCACCGACGCCGTCTCGCGCGGTGCGCGTGTACTCATCGGCGGCGAACCACTGGACGGGCCGGGCACGTTCTACCCGCCGACCGTTCTGACCGGCTGTACGCCGGACATGCTCGTGTTCAGCGAGGAGACCTTCGGGCCCGTCGCCGCTGTGCGCAGCGTGCCCGACTTCGACACGGCACTGGCCGAGGCAGCCGACGACCGGTACGGCCTGGCCGCCACGGTGTTGACCGGTGACATGGGACATGCCCAGGAGGCCTGGCGGGCGCTGCCGGTGGGAACTGTGAAGATCAATTCGGTGTTCGGCGGCGCGCCGGGTGGTGCGGCCGAACCGCGCCGCGCCAGCGGCAACGGATTCGGTTTCGGCCCTGAGCTGCTCGATGAGATGACGGCGATGAAAGTGGTGCACTGGTCCCCGCCGGCCGCCTGA
- a CDS encoding DUF732 domain-containing protein: protein MKTVLLGAAVITAASAVLAAPPATASPGSFLEEISINGATLPGKTPDQMVAAGQGVCKDLRGGVTVLDEMTVVEKAYAFNQGALFVSASTTHLCPDFAGG, encoded by the coding sequence ATGAAGACCGTGCTGCTCGGCGCCGCCGTGATCACCGCCGCCTCTGCCGTTTTGGCGGCCCCGCCGGCGACCGCGAGCCCCGGCTCGTTCCTGGAGGAGATCAGCATCAACGGCGCCACCCTGCCCGGCAAGACGCCCGACCAGATGGTGGCCGCCGGCCAGGGCGTCTGCAAGGACCTGCGCGGCGGCGTGACGGTTCTCGACGAGATGACGGTCGTCGAGAAGGCATACGCCTTCAATCAGGGCGCGCTGTTCGTCAGCGCCTCGACCACTCACCTCTGCCCCGACTTCGCGGGCGGTTAG
- a CDS encoding sigma-70 family RNA polymerase sigma factor: protein MSHPLRTLGHVSVLREDAAATPAQSRDAFLADAQRHRRELLAHCYRMTGSLHDAEDLVQETYLRAWKAYDNFEGKSSVRTWLYRIATNTCLTSLEGRQRRPLPSGLGQPAADPQAEITERTETAWLEPLPDVHDAPGDPQTIVGSRESVRLAFIAALQHLSPRQRAVLVLRDVLQWKAAEVGEAVGTSTAAVNSLLQRARAQLDAVGPSQDDVLVAPESDEAKDLLAKYVNAFESYDMDALVKLFTADSVWEMPPFDTWYSGPRDIVELSRFKCPAEHPGDMRFVATTANGQSAAGMYMRNAETGQHEAFQLHVLDIKPDGISHVVAFMDPTLFEKFGLPAHL, encoded by the coding sequence ATGTCACACCCCCTGCGTACCCTGGGTCACGTGAGTGTCCTCAGAGAAGACGCGGCAGCCACACCGGCACAGTCCAGGGACGCGTTCCTGGCCGACGCCCAACGGCACCGGCGCGAGCTGCTGGCCCACTGTTACCGCATGACCGGTTCTCTGCACGACGCCGAGGACCTGGTGCAGGAGACCTACCTGCGCGCCTGGAAGGCCTACGACAACTTCGAGGGCAAGTCGTCGGTGCGGACCTGGCTGTACCGCATCGCCACCAACACCTGCCTGACCTCACTGGAAGGCCGTCAACGCCGGCCGTTGCCGTCGGGGCTGGGCCAGCCGGCGGCCGACCCGCAGGCCGAGATCACCGAGCGCACCGAGACCGCCTGGCTCGAGCCGCTGCCCGACGTGCACGACGCACCGGGTGATCCGCAGACCATCGTCGGCTCACGCGAGTCGGTGCGGCTGGCGTTCATCGCTGCGCTGCAACATCTTTCGCCTCGCCAGCGCGCGGTGCTGGTGCTGCGCGACGTGCTGCAGTGGAAGGCCGCCGAGGTCGGCGAGGCCGTCGGCACGTCCACCGCGGCCGTCAACAGCCTGTTGCAACGGGCCCGCGCCCAGCTCGATGCCGTCGGCCCCAGCCAGGACGACGTCCTGGTCGCTCCGGAGTCCGACGAAGCCAAGGACCTGCTGGCCAAGTACGTCAACGCCTTCGAGTCCTACGACATGGACGCGCTGGTCAAGCTGTTCACCGCCGACTCGGTGTGGGAGATGCCCCCGTTCGACACCTGGTACTCCGGCCCGCGGGACATCGTCGAGCTGTCCCGTTTCAAGTGCCCCGCCGAGCACCCGGGCGACATGCGGTTCGTCGCCACCACCGCCAACGGGCAGTCCGCCGCGGGCATGTACATGCGCAATGCCGAGACCGGCCAGCACGAGGCGTTCCAGCTGCACGTGCTGGACATCAAGCCCGACGGCATCTCGCACGTCGTCGCGTTCATGGACCCGACGCTGTTCGAGAAGTTCGGACTGCCGGCCCACCTCTGA